The following are from one region of the Actinopolyspora halophila DSM 43834 genome:
- a CDS encoding isocitrate lyase/phosphoenolpyruvate mutase family protein produces MHEPLVTGPTGPDAAEQAGLRAVATTSEIVARGFGFDDGENAPVDEMLTVAERMCASAAADVESGLAGTAQQAGRIAVLRKSTDETGAPLVINARVDTFLYDAPGTAEATIVGEALERGREYLAAGADCVYPLPAGVEQVIDKVVDELGTVNVLVGPNAPDFNRLAELGVARVSLGPGLGRRCETWLREEMTALA; encoded by the coding sequence CGGATGCGGCCGAGCAGGCGGGCCTGCGGGCAGTGGCGACCACGAGCGAAATCGTGGCACGCGGTTTCGGTTTCGACGACGGCGAGAACGCGCCGGTGGACGAGATGCTCACAGTGGCCGAGCGGATGTGCGCGTCCGCGGCCGCGGACGTCGAGTCCGGACTCGCAGGCACGGCTCAGCAGGCCGGCCGCATCGCCGTCCTGCGGAAGAGCACCGACGAGACGGGAGCGCCGCTCGTAATCAATGCGCGAGTCGACACGTTCCTGTACGACGCGCCAGGAACCGCCGAAGCAACCATCGTGGGCGAAGCACTCGAACGTGGGCGCGAGTACCTCGCGGCCGGCGCCGATTGCGTCTATCCCTTGCCGGCCGGCGTGGAACAGGTGATCGACAAGGTGGTCGACGAACTCGGCACGGTCAACGTGCTCGTCGGCCCGAACGCTCCCGACTTCAATCGACTGGCCGAGCTCGGAGTAGCACGCGTTTCCCTGGGGCCGGGGCTCGGCCGACGTTGCGAAACCTGGCTGCGAGAAGAAATGACCGCCCTCGCCTAG
- a CDS encoding IS5 family transposase (programmed frameshift), with translation MDDLSRRLVPDELWDIAAPLLPEHGVRHQGGGRRRASDRSVFTAIVFVLTSGCSWRQLPPSFGVSVPTAHRRFQEWTQAGVWRRLHRAVLDELGSAGDLDWERAIVDGASVRAKKGGTATGPNPVDRGKSGSKLHILTEAGGLPLAVAVSGANTHDMNALKPLVHAIPAVRSRRGPRRRRPAKLHADKGYDYEHLRTWLRDRNIVPRIARVGVESHARLGRYRWRVERTFAWLFTYRRLAVRWERTASNLAGMLTLAAAITCYKHLAK, from the exons ATGGATGATCTGTCGCGTCGGTTGGTGCCGGATGAGTTGTGGGACATCGCAGCACCACTGCTTCCCGAACACGGGGTGCGTCACCAGGGCGGTGGGCGCCGCAGGGCCAGCGATCGTTCCGTATTCACGGCCATCGTGTTCGTGCTGACCAGCGGGTGTTCCTGGCGGCAACTGCCACCCTCGTTCGGGGTCAGTGTGCCCACCGCGCACCGGCGTTTTCAGGAGTGGACCCAGGCCGGGGTATGGCGGCGGCTGCACCGGGCCGTGCTCGACGAACTCGGCTCGGCCGGGGACCTCGACTGGGAACGAGCGATCGTGGACGGCGCCAGCGTTCGCGCGAAAAAAG GGGGAACCGCAACCGGACCCAACCCCGTCGACCGCGGCAAGAGCGGCTCGAAACTGCACATCCTGACCGAGGCGGGCGGGCTCCCGCTGGCCGTGGCGGTATCCGGGGCCAACACCCACGACATGAACGCGTTGAAACCCCTGGTGCACGCCATCCCGGCCGTGCGCTCACGCCGCGGCCCCCGACGGCGCAGGCCGGCCAAGCTGCATGCCGACAAAGGCTACGACTACGAACACCTGCGCACATGGCTGCGCGACCGCAACATCGTCCCGCGGATCGCCCGTGTCGGCGTCGAGTCCCACGCCCGCCTGGGCCGGTATCGGTGGCGCGTTGAACGCACCTTTGCTTGGTTGTTCACCTACCGCCGTCTGGCCGTGCGGTGGGAACGCACAGCCAGCAACCTCGCAGGAATGCTGACCCTGGCCGCCGCGATCACCTGCTACAAACACCTCGCCAAATGA